One genomic segment of Drosophila melanogaster chromosome 3L includes these proteins:
- the CG42728 gene encoding uncharacterized protein yields the protein MQQSLRVELLLIVYGLILVVWGINGLNIPECSGQNGFINNTRSNCNYSLINCSGQNSMFCTDNTTCNANFTCSDILPVDNSTALPISTTPNVVTTASTTVSPSDIRRECRQGVTKRFSYPQNCNYFYYCVDGFLLVEQCPIGYAFDPQTGACGGRT from the coding sequence ATGCAGCAATCTTTGCGCGTGGAACTGCTATTGATCGTTTACGGGTTGATTCTCGTTGTCTGGGGAATCAATGGATTAAACATACCCGAGTGCAGTGGCCAGAATGGATTTATTAACAATACGCGATCCAATTGCAATTACTCCCTCATCAATTGCTCTGGCCAGAACTCGATGTTCTGCACGGACAACACGACCTGCAATGCCAACTTCACCTGTAGCGACATACTTCCGGTGGATAATTCAACAGCACTACCCATAAGCACAACTCCCAATGTGGTAACCACAGCCTCGACAACTGTTTCACCTTCCGATATTCGACGAGAGTGTCGTCAGGGTGTTACCAAAAGATTTAGCTATCCGCAGAATTGTAACTACTTCTACTATTGCGTTGATGGCTTTCTGCTGGTGGAGCAATGTCCTATTGGCTACGCATTCGATCCCCAAACTGGAGCTTGTGGTGGACGTACGTAA
- the obst-H gene encoding obstructor-H, translating into MSKYLIHLCLVLLWSSRINADHFDECDGMDDGAFVQSWESCQSYVYCEGEESLKGDCEDGEYFDSEAGTCDIAANVSCFLDEVDEPSDPEPETDEEEEEIPATPRPTEPPIVETPTEVDIINIAPVVRPNCPISDDPGQVIFMASNNSCTNYYLCYHGHAMEMHCDNELYFNSLTGQCDYPDKVQCAFEDPRSHKCLPHMTEFFPHPDNCNYFYYCIKGFLTLQQCPFYYGWDIERRSCVQIGVAKCYGNSRRIGRKAPLPPRKQLIKS; encoded by the exons ATGTCCAAATATCTGATACACCTGTGCCTGGTGCTGCTCTGGAGCTCTCGGATAAATGCAGATCACTTTGACGAATGTGACGGGATGGACGATGGGGCATTTGTACAAAGTTGGGAGAGCTGCCAATCCTACGTGTACTGCGAGGGTGAGGAATCCCTAAAGGGCGATTGCGAGGATGGTGAATACTTTGATTCCGAGGCGGGAACCTGTGATATTGCGGCCAATGTGTCATGTTTCCTGGACGAAGTCGATGAACCCTCGGACCCGGAACCGGAAACAGACGAAGAAGAGGAGGAAATACCCGCGACACCAAGACCAACCGAACCACCGATTGTGGAGACCCCAACCGAAGTGGATATCATAAATATTGCGCCCGTTGTAAGGCCCAACTGTCCGATCAGCGATGATCCCGGCCAGGTTATATTCATGGCCAGCAATAATTCATGCACCAACTATTATCTCTGCTATCACGGCCATGCCATGGAAATGCACTGTGATAATGAGCTGTACTTTAATTCCCTCACCGGACAGTGCGATTACCCAGATAAAGTTCAGTGTGCC TTCGAAGATCCGCGATCCCACAAGTGCCTGCCACACATGACCGAGTTCTTTCCACATCCGGACAACTGCAATTACTTCTACTACTGCATCAAGGGCTTTCTGACCCTGCAACAGTGCCCCTTCTACTACGGCTGGGACATAGAACGCCGGAGTTGTGTGCAGATAGGTGTGGCGAAATGCTATGGAAACTCCAGAAGAATAGGTCGGAAAGCCCCATTGCCACCCAGAAAACAACTCATCAAGTCTTAA
- the CG43248 gene encoding uncharacterized protein, isoform A has translation MYLYRQRIEHSFVQTRSMFPVIRSVHLSIAFKANIAHKKWAIIKYIRMCMIKLTSIVQQHFFSALSSLEMLDNKLDFVQILPSDRSTRWCPSAMMVQIVERNPSTGREIYYTIPQANRKFV, from the exons atgtatctGTATCGTCAGCGCATTGAGCACTCTTTTGTTCAAACTCGATCGATGTTTCCCGTCATCCGTTCTGTCCATCTGTCAATTGCATTTAAAGCAAATATCGCCCATAAGAAATGGGCTATAATAAAGTACATTCGTAT GTGCATGATAAAGTTAACCAGCATAGTCCAGCAGCACTTTTTTTCGGCCTTATCGTCCCTGGAAATGCTTGACAATAAATTAgattttgtgcaaattctcCCGTCCGATCGATCCACTCGATGGTGTCCGTCCGCCATGATGGTGCAAATAGTGGAAAGAAATCCGAGCACCGGACGAGaaatatactatactatacctCAGGCAAATCGCAAGTTCGTGTGA
- the CG43248 gene encoding uncharacterized protein, isoform D — protein MLDNKLDFVQILPSDRSTRWCPSAMMVQIVERNPSTGREIYYTIPQANRKFV, from the coding sequence ATGCTTGACAATAAATTAgattttgtgcaaattctcCCGTCCGATCGATCCACTCGATGGTGTCCGTCCGCCATGATGGTGCAAATAGTGGAAAGAAATCCGAGCACCGGACGAGaaatatactatactatacctCAGGCAAATCGCAAGTTCGTGTGA